AATATTCGCCTTCCTTTTTTCCACAATCACTTTCTTTTTGGTCGTGAAAGGTATCTTCAATTATTTTTAgggaataatatattttcaaccTTTCCAAAAGTAGTTAATATCATATTGAACTAACAGCTATAACTAAAGCAAAGAGGCCAATATCACCAATGAGTGAATCTATATATTCGGTTCTCAATACCACGCTCAACATGATGTCTGATGATCCTTGGTGAATAAGTGTTTTGTACTATCAAGGGATGGCTTAAAAACTAATTGGGCCTTCATAAGGGCCCACTAAAAACTTGATTACAACTATTGGAACCATGATCAACGGCCCAAGATCACATCTCTCCCCCGTAAGACCAGCGACGGCAACCCCACCACCATCAGAAGCCTCTCTTTTTGTCGGTGTTAAAAGAGCATCTAGTTTCACCAACCAAACCGCAAATTCTgactaaataaaaaagttagCTCAAGATGCTGACGACAGGGGTATTATTGGCATTTACTGGTTCAACCTGGGtctatttttatacaaatgaagAGGCAAATGCGTTAAAATACCTTAAACTTAGGATCAAAATCTCCTTCAGCTGCTGCACCACCGTGTTTAGAATAATCAACctgagtttataaaaaaaaatggcgAGTAAGAGTAGCATCCTGTTCATCGGAGGAACTGGTTACATCGGGAAGTATATAGTGGAAGCGAGCGCGAGATCCGGACATCCAACACTCGTCCTCGTTCGAAACTCCACGCTCACCAGCCCCTCACGATCCACCACCATCGACAATTTCAAGAACCTCGGCGTTCGCTTTCTACTCGTTCGTATCTCTCTAACCGCCTCTCTTCTTTTGATAGATGgtagttttattaatttcatattaACAGACACATGTGTTGTTGGTCAATAGGGAGACCTTAACGATCATACGAGTCTCGTGAATTCGATCAAGCAAGCTGATGTGGTGATATCCACCGTTGGACACTCTCTCTTGGGTCAACAAGACAAGATACTCTCTGCTATTAAAGAAGCTGGTAACGTTAAGGTAAAACACcaactaaacaaacaaacatatatGTTGTTCATGCTGATTGAGTTTGCTCTCAGAGATTCTTTCCGTCGGAGTTTGGAAATGATGTGGACCGTGCTCAGAGTGTTGAGCCTGCCAAGTCAGCGTATGCTACAAAGGCAATGTTCCGGAGGAAGATTGAGGAAGAAGGGATACCATACACTATTGTCTCTTGCAACTTCTTTGCTGGCTACTTCCTCCCTACTTTGGCACAGCCTGGTGCTACTTCTCCTCCGCGTGATAAAGTCATCATTATGGGTGATGGAACCCCCAAAGGTAAAGTGAGAGACCCCTTTAATAGCTTGGATCAGTGAAGTATTTTAAGTTTAGTATCTGTAGGTTTTTGGTCTGTTTACTCTTCTTTTCTTGTGTGTTTAATTTGCAGCTGTGttcaacaaggaagaagacataGGGACATACACAATCAAGGCCGTAGATGATCCAAGAACCTTAAACAAGATCTTATACGTTAGGCCACCAATGAACACCTACTCATTCAACGATCTCGTCTCGCTTTGGGAGAAAAAGATTGGGAAAACACTCGAAAGAATCCACGTTCCTGAAGAACAAATCCTCAAACAGATAACGGGTTTTTATCCTGAaacctttcatcttcttcttcctccagtTTTGTTtatctgaatgtttttttgtttttgtttttatgcagAAGCTTCGCCTCCACTGAACGTGTTGCTATCACTTTGTCATTGCGTATTTGTGAAAGGAGGACAAACAAACTTCGAAATAGAACCTTGCTTTGGAGTAGAAGCTTCTGAGCTTTACCCTGATGTCAAATACACTACTGTCGATGAAATCCTCGACAACTACGTCTAAAGGAGTAGTAGCTTTAACTAAAGTCACTCCATTACACTCTTTCCATAAAACTTATCAGTATCCTTCTTATGTTTCTGAATAAAACCTTTCTGCTTCTCCAATatgataaaatcaattaaactgACCGGTTTTTATTGTTGTAACAAATTTCTTTTAATGTTGTGATACTGAAACACAAGAACTGGGAGAAATTTTAGTCCACAATCCGTCAGTCTTTGGAAGAGGCAGTTTAGCCAACATTGTAGTCCAGTTTTGTGGAGaattcttacaaaaaaaaaactattaaaaggtGGCATTATTGCAAGGAACAATTTAACGCTGAgctaaaacaaattttaatttcactTTTGTTTTTCCTCTCTAATCCTTCCTTGTAGCTGCATAGGTTTTTGTCAATGTAGAAATAGTTCAAAATGATTTTCTAAAAACAAATGTTATGTTCTTTGGCAAAGACAAAAATGGccaacattaattaaaatttggtCAGATCAGTCCGCACGTGGGCCGCTGCCGCTTCGTCCACCATATTTCTGCCACACAAACAAAAGAAAGCCGTCGATTAGGAATGTAAAACCAAGGATAAAGACTTATGGAATTAGCCTAACTAATCTCATCAGTAACTACCATTAATCCCAGCAAAATCTCCATTATGAATGGGGATAATAATAAGTTGGCAAAATTTACAGATGCCAAATGTCACAGTCCACTATGATACATATGAGGAGTATAACCagacttttaagttttttttttttaaatagacttCTGATTTGTTAAACAGTTTTACCTGTTTGCCGAAGCTGAAAGGGATGTACTTGTACTTGATCATGTGGGAGATCTGGCGTCTCATGGTGAGAACAAAGAGAACAATCCAATAGCAAAGCAGGATAGGCCAGAACACAGGCACGTCAAACACCGAGAAGAATGTCATCACAAACGCAATGCAGAATGCCTTTGTCATCGAATACCTGAGATATATCAGATTTTGCAAGTATGACTGAAACCTTCCCGCATATTATCATTGGTTCTATATCTATCAGAAAGCCTCAAAGAAAATTATGATTACCAGAACTTGAACTCAGGGAGACGGCGGATGAAAGGCTTGAACTCATCAGAGCCTCTAGTAGGAAGAGAAGGTCCATCAGAACCCCCAGCAGCCTCAGGATCAACAAGAGGGGACAAGAACCCAATAAGCAGATTCAAAAGGTAGATCCCAAGTCCATAAGCGATGATGTAGAAGCCCTGGATATAGTAAACCCTCAAACAGTAGGCAAGGGCCACGACAAGAGTCCCAATCCACCTGTAAGTAGCGTGAGGTGTAGTCTTGTCGAGGTAATGCTGGTAGATCCTCCACGCCTCATGAGCTTTCTGCTGAACAGGGGTCGCCACTGAACCACTATCACCTCCGCCTACGTCCATCTGGTGTTGATAAAACAAAAACCGTAGAGTAACCTTATCAACAACAAACAGTAAGAGCACATAACAAGCTTTATAACGAAGATCTGATTAAAATCGTTTCTCAATGCCATTGACTAATCTATCTCTTAGCTAATCGATTCTCAgagaatcaaaaccctaatctatCTCCTCCATCTTCAAATCTACTCACCAAACAAACAAATCGCTCAAATTCAGATCTGAAAGCTCAATCGGTGATAAAATCACATGATAAGAACCCTACGAATCGATCGAAACAGTGGAAATGAATCTCAGATCGCGAATTAGAAGCTTCCGAGGAGGAAAGAGAGCACTTACGGAAGAAGATGAGATGCTTATCCACAAAAATGAGCAGATCTGACGAAAGACGCAACACGCGAAATGAAGCAAATGGAGTTTGATCCgcgttttattttctttttatttatttgttgggtctttatatattttttacgtaGCAACGCACCGATAAAGTTACTCTTTATCTGATTTGACCCCAACCTTTTGTGCATATCACTTTGACCCCTTGAATATTTACTCTAAAAACACCGACACAAGTAACTAATTTCAATTTAACCCACCCTCCTATACTAGTAGTAGTACGCAGGCTGAAACTTATTATCTGATATCCGGATTCGATCGAAATCCGCTCCGGATCTACTCCGAAAATAGAATATCTGAAACGCTCGGATCCGAATCtaaatagtaaaattttggATCCGTCCAAATTGAATCCAGATCCAGATATCTTAGTTTttaagtccggatatccggattcgtatttttaaacatattaaatttttaaatttcattaatatttatatttaatatattaatatttatacataaactaatcttataatcttatattttagtttttacaatattatcaacatatataaatatatttataaatcttggaAACCACAAATCCGGATTCCGATATTAAATCTACATATCCGACAAATCCGGATCCAGTACCTTAAAATTTCTGGATATCCGGATCGTATCACAATCAAGTTTAAGACGAGTTAAATAAAGTCTAAATAAGTCGGTAGCTTTTTATTAATTCGATACTAGTTTCGAATGACACTCTTATAGCAAAAAGCTTAGCCGATCTTTTGTTTAAAAGATGTTGTTACACGCAAGTCCAGTTCCAATTCATGACTTAAATTAATTGATGCACAATCAAACCAAGACCAGTTCGATATAGCGATTTAGAAATTGAGAAGCAAGCAAGCGTCGAatcgaaaaaattaaaaacgccATGATTTGATTTAATTGCAATGCATTGTTCAAAATAGCCATATCTCTCAAACAAGATTCTAACGAGTTCCAGCATAAGGGgataattaaaacaaatcaaCGGCCAAGCCggatcaaaaacaaaacattctTAAGTGTTGGTGGCACGAGTGTAGATCTGCTGGCTCGAGTGAGCAGCGACCATCCTTATCACTCCTTTCGCCATTAGCTCCATAATAGCCCTCCTTGCTAGAGAACCGTTAATCTGCAAAATTTCAACATTATTCAACAAGGATCACAGAGAGTCataatatttactttttgaAGTTCTAGAAATgaactaatttaattttgagtTGATGAAACAGTAAATTGAGTAAAATGGATATACCCTCATACGGTCGGAGAGAATGGAAGGAGTGATGAGCTTGAACTTGGgagcttcagtgagaagcttgtcGTAAGTAGCCTGATCAAACAACACCATGTTGTTCACCTTCTCCTTTTGCTTTCCCTTGCTCCACTTCTGTTTTTTCGTTTCAAAAACAACTTATTAAGCAAAATGAAATAGTCCAATGACAATCATCAACAAGGATATCAATCGCAAACATGTCTTCACAGTGTCACGAGCTAAACTCAGTTACTACTAGTTCAGACAGATCTACATCTATTACACACTCTATTAAAAACCTCAGTTCTGTCGGAAAGATAGATCAATTGAGAGAAAACGaaccttcttcttctgctttccACCTCCGGATTTCGCCGGCTTTGATGATGGTGGCGGGACCTTGTCCTTCTTTGGCGCCTGTAACAAGAATTACGAAAATTAACAATTCATacgagagaaagaagaaacataGATCTGCTTATAGATGGAGAGGGAAGAAGCATAGAGATACCATGTTGACTTCGACGGAGACGGAGGAGCGAACGGCGAATTAGAGGTGGTTAAagatgatgaggatgaggaggaggctaAGGTAGGAATCGAATTAGGGTTTGCTCTTATAATCTCTAGGGTTTCTGGCTTAATGTGTTTACGGGCCCGTTTTGATCTAAGCCCATTTAATGATGTTTTCGGTTCAACTGAAGCCCATATAGTCTTTAATGATTGTTTTTGTAACCTTATGCAATTTGATAAAAGAGTAAATGTAAGGCAAGCATTTGTTTGACTCTGAGAAGAAGCAAGCAGAGACAAAATaagtttaagtttaagtttGTTAACTCTTTGTTTTGCAATATCAATTTATCTGGCCATGAAATATATACATAGGTCCAGAAACAAATGATCTTTACAACTACAAAGTCTTAGACTAGCAAGATTGCTAAATCCTCTTAAATCCAACAAGGATCTTGGTCAAAAGTTGGTTCTGAGGGTGGTCTCTAAGAGCACGAAGCAGTACCGCAGTGGGCTAAAAGCTGAAGTCAATGATAATATTTGAAGGTCCACAAGTTCTGATAACTGACCCTCAACCTCTTGTTTTGGAAAACAATATTACCTTTCTTTCTTacgtaaacaaaacaaatcttGTTTCTTACAAAGGATTTAGTTATATTCCTTCAATGTTGTAGATGTTTTGGTTAAATCCataacttttctttgttttctccaGAATGTATCTAAGACCTTTCTATACAAAGGTATATAAACAAAGTATTCAAACCGaccttagctcagttggtagagcggaaGACTGTAGTAGTTGCTGTAATCTTTAGGTCGCTGGTTCGATTCCCGCAGGTCggaatttttttatctttttgtttaagTTATCACTTCTAGGTTTAGAGATGTGCACTTGACGCGATTGCTTGTGGGGTTGTTGCGTGTAAACTTTACATCTTTCGAaaaggaaaatataaaatatgaagtaATTTTATGTATATGAGTAAACTAACTCAACTTACATCGTGTTCGATTTTCCCCTTCAGTTTATTTTTCTAGGATATATAACAACAATACACATGTTGATGGTTACAAATAGGCATGGGGCATTCGGGTCAGATTTctcaaattttagttattttttataatacttTCTAGGTTCCATTCTAATAAATTTGCAAATACGGGTCAGATTCGGATATAACGCATCGGATTTTGGTTGGTTTTGTAACACATCATAGAAtccataaaataatcatatatcgtttggattcgggttatatcgaaTCGGTTCAGATATacccgaaataaaatctaaaagtaaaacatgaaaatatatacttatttatatataataaactatttgaagtatatattcatgtttcatataattatattgtatattagttTGGACATTTGGATCGGTTTTTctcatatatttttaagattttttggtttttcgagTTACCCGTTCAGATTCGGTTAATAACATTTCaggtttatatatgttttgtacTATCTTACAAAGcctattcttttatttttaatattttaaattgggTATGATCGAGTTTTTTGTTTCGAGTTcagttcggatttcgggttatGGATTTTATGCCGATGCTTAGTTACATACTTACAATTAAGTACGTAATTTCAGCAGTATGTTTTATGTCTCCAATGGTATTAAAAGGATGAGTTCCAAACTTCCAATTCCTACTTCCAATGATCCCATCCGATCCAAATCTGAAGACACGTTTCACTTGTGGATGTTATGAATAACGAAAACACACCAATAATGAATTCTCATTTTAACTTTTTGAGAAAGAAGCTGAAGCTTTTGTCAAAGTGTATccaataatgaaaaaaaaatgaattttgaaatCATGAGACCACATCTTGTATTACTATTTATGCTTTTTGTTAGAAAGGGACGAGACACTAAAGAACCAACAACAAAGGATTGTTGACCTACAAGCCCTTTCTCCATCTCTTAATGAGGAAgtaattgtaatattacatatatTCTCAATTTCCTcacacaaaatatattgaaatgtaCTTCAAGacaaatatattttggtttggaCAAAATACTTCtagacaaatatttttttttttttttgaaaaaggcttACTTCTAGACAAATATTAAGTAAGAATATTAAGAGTAACCCAACTGAGACAAACAAATAGTATAAGATAATCCATAGTTCCATATTAACCATAATATTTACACAAGTCCATActaatatatattctatttctgttttatgatattttattacatatatacaatgcatgtatatatattccaCACAACAAATTGCATAACAATTTGTTTCAGCACAGTGATAGTGGGCATGATTTGTAGTTTGTACTTATCATTCAAGTCCTAGCTACTTTTAGAATAAAgttttatacattaataaatttgTGCTACAAACAGATTTCACGTATCAATATCACGGTTATAGCTGCTTTACTGGCTGAGTAAACTAATTACAAGTGGACAAAGTCACTAATATAGTGCGATGctgctttttttgttttttatcataaataatacaaatattgatCTTAATCTGATAGCTTTCAGTGTATTAATTACTTGAACCACTAGTCTATCGTACGTAGCATGCCAATATACATGAGATATTTGTAATGATAAGCGATCTTCCGGATTTTTGTCAAGAATGGATTCGCAATGAGCACGTTCTTAAACTTCTTCTAGAATTAGTCGTCGTTAGTGATCGTCTTAATCAATCATGCATGCTTTAAATTGATTTCAGTAATATCTTACATATTGTaaacataaacattatattaatattacagaactcagttttaataatattacaaataaaataaacattatttaGAGAATAATATCATTCGATACAAGACAAAGGCTCTTTAACTAACAAAATCTTTAGGAGTTGCATACTTTCCATGATCAATAGTATTTTAtatcaaagattttttttaacaacattttataTCAAAGCTAATGAGTTAACATGCTACAGCCTTGTTGGATTAATACAGTACCACATTTTCTGAACAAACCtctcatttttaattatttatggctatatatatattcttcttattattacgaataaaataacattttaattttgtattggAAATTAAAATACGAAACCTCAAAGCTAAAGGAAAAtcccaatatatatatatatatatataattttcataacaTACATATTAAGACAATATATAGCTTAGTCACcacatttttgttgttgttgttattgttatACTTTGCATTTAAATGACAAAGCCCCATACAAAAACCATATTATGtcgtttaaatttcttataGTTGCTCAAAAACAAGTTATTACAATTTAGAAACTTTATTATCCTAATGAAGTTGTGTAGTAAGTTCTCCTGTCAAGAGAGAATTTCTACCACGTTTAACATGTAAATAACGTAAAAACGAAAGTATGGTCAACCCGCGTTTTATTGTAGACTACACTGAGTGACCCAGTATAAATACTCACATGGATCAAAGCTAAGTTCTCTCAAGAaacaaagtaaaagaaaaaaaaaagaacaaagagagaaacatATTCTCAGTTTCTTTACATGAATATAAACTGAGAACACAATTGGTCTTTTATTCTCAAAAGTCCTCCATTTCTTcactttttagggttttttcttctttttcttcggTTCCTATCTTCACCAATGGATTCTTTTAGCTCTCAGAAAACTAAACCAAGAAAGACAAAAAGGCTTGCGAAAAAGTCTCGTGTTCAGATAATCTTGGACCTGTTTTACCGGGCGATCGAGATAGTTCTTGTTCTGGTTACAGTAGCTAAGCTATGCTATCAGCTCGTTATCACGTTGCATGATTCTGGTGTCGCCGCGGTTGTTATCGCAAACCGCAATCTTGCGTTTGTTGTAGCAAACGCGATAGTCATCGCTCTAATCGCGAAATCAGGCCTTCTCTTGAATCAAGAAGTTGTTACGAAGTCCAAACGCAACGCTCTTTACGAGGAGTTTGTTCAAGAGAGCTCAAGGAGAGATGAAGGAAAACAGAGCGAAGCAGAGAAAGAGACACTGAGCATAACTGAGACCATAGCCAAACAGAGCAAACCTGAGAAGGCTACAAAACAGAGAGATTCAGTGAAGAGAGAGAAGCAAAGCATAGTTGAGCATcaagagaagaagatggagaaacaGAAGAGACAAAGTCAGAGCTACCAACGAAGCAGGTCGGAGAATTTGGAGGGTTTGGAGAAGAGTTCATGTGGAATATTAAGGAGATCAGAGACGGATACGTCATCTGATAGATTTGATTCTGAAGATGAACTCCGGTACAAGATCGAGTCTTTCATTGCAAGGCAGAGGAGGAATCAAAATGATGATTAGCTTGGTATAGCTTAGATaaaacacatatattaaaatatcaaagataGTTTTTGCAAATACCATTCACGTATAATAATGTGAGTGTTTGTTATAAAAGggtgaaaatattttaaatccttggcataaatttttgtttatctttttattCTGTTGTAtttctttgtataatatttttggtaatccagtataatataacaaaaatgaatatttttgtatttaactTGAAAACAAATATGAGATTCGAGATCCAACATAAAAAGATTGCAACtagttataatatatagtttgttcaatacaatttatattaataatgtcAGATGCT
The sequence above is drawn from the Brassica napus cultivar Da-Ae chromosome A8, Da-Ae, whole genome shotgun sequence genome and encodes:
- the LOC106361498 gene encoding 40S ribosomal protein S25-4 yields the protein MAPKKDKVPPPSSKPAKSGGGKQKKKKWSKGKQKEKVNNMVLFDQATYDKLLTEAPKFKLITPSILSDRMRINGSLARRAIMELMAKGVIRMVAAHSSQQIYTRATNT
- the LOC125575111 gene encoding protein PXR1-like, which gives rise to MDSFSSQKTKPRKTKRLAKKSRVQIILDLFYRAIEIVLVLVTVAKLCYQLVITLHDSGVAAVVIANRNLAFVVANAIVIALIAKSGLLLNQEVVTKSKRNALYEEFVQESSRRDEGKQSEAEKETLSITETIAKQSKPEKATKQRDSVKREKQSIVEHQEKKMEKQKRQSQSYQRSRSENLEGLEKSSCGILRRSETDTSSDRFDSEDELRYKIESFIARQRRNQNDD
- the LOC106361499 gene encoding phenylcoumaran benzylic ether reductase 1 — translated: MASKSSILFIGGTGYIGKYIVEASARSGHPTLVLVRNSTLTSPSRSTTIDNFKNLGVRFLLGDLNDHTSLVNSIKQADVVISTVGHSLLGQQDKILSAIKEAGNVKRFFPSEFGNDVDRAQSVEPAKSAYATKAMFRRKIEEEGIPYTIVSCNFFAGYFLPTLAQPGATSPPRDKVIIMGDGTPKAVFNKEEDIGTYTIKAVDDPRTLNKILYVRPPMNTYSFNDLVSLWEKKIGKTLERIHVPEEQILKQITEASPPLNVLLSLCHCVFVKGGQTNFEIEPCFGVEASELYPDVKYTTVDEILDNYV
- the LOC106361500 gene encoding protein RER1A, with protein sequence MDVGGGDSGSVATPVQQKAHEAWRIYQHYLDKTTPHATYRWIGTLVVALAYCLRVYYIQGFYIIAYGLGIYLLNLLIGFLSPLVDPEAAGGSDGPSLPTRGSDEFKPFIRRLPEFKFWYSMTKAFCIAFVMTFFSVFDVPVFWPILLCYWIVLFVLTMRRQISHMIKYKYIPFSFGKQKYGGRSGSGPRAD